A region from the Triticum aestivum cultivar Chinese Spring chromosome 3D, IWGSC CS RefSeq v2.1, whole genome shotgun sequence genome encodes:
- the LOC123075757 gene encoding uncharacterized protein yields the protein MALRQLCLCGLCVLLLLQAVPSACGGRSPPQPCYKTVTGVPSWCAGEFILALFDGVKNHPIKEYCCVQLACVGEPTCASVLRGVCPPPKQYLPCPPHQYT from the coding sequence ATGGCGCTCCGGCAGCTCTGCCTCTGCGGCCTgtgcgtgctcctcctcctccaggccgtcccGTCCGCCTGCGGCGGCCGCAGCCCCCCGCAGCCGTGCTACAAGACGGTGACGGGCGTGCCGAGCTGGTGCGCGGGGGAGTTCATCCTGGCGCTCTTCGACGGCGTCAAGAACCACCCCATCAAGGAGTACTGCTGCGTGCAGCTCGCCTGCGTCGGCGAGCCAACGTGCGCCTCCGTGCTCCGCGGCGTCTGCCCGCCCCCGAAGCAGTATCTGCCGTGCCCGCCGCACCAATACACGTAG